The Gemmatimonas phototrophica region AGGGTGATTTGTCGGACATTACGGCGGTGACGAGTGTGTTCAATCCGGTGGTGGTGATTCCGTGAAGAGCGAACTGATGAGGGAGCAGAGAGCAGGGGGCAGGGGGCGGGTTGCAGGGGGGCTTGTACTGCTCGCTTTGTTGCTCGCCGGCTGCGCCAAGCCGGATTTTACGGAGGCGGTGACACCGGAGGTGGCGACATCACTGGCGTTGCTGTCGCAGCAGCGCGGCGATACGGTGTCGCTCGACATTACGCTGGGTGGTGGCGCGCCTGCGGCGTTGGGGAGCTTTACTGGCGAAGTGGTGCAGCCGGCCAGCTGGCGCTTTGTGCAGTGCGATGCGCAGCAGCCGCAGGCGCTGTTGGCGTGCAAGGCGCACGACAGCACGGTGCGTGTGGCCGCCGCGTGGGCTGGGGGGACGCATGCGGGAGCGCTGGTGCGGCTCACCTATGTGCGCGCTGGCACGGCATTGCCGTCGGACGTATGGACGATGAGTGTGAGCGAAGCCCACAGCGTGCGCGGGCAGTCGCTTGCCGATTCGTTGCAGGTGCGCGCGCAGAGTGTGGCGGGGGTGGTGCGGTGAATCCTACCCCTCGCTTTGGCCTCAAGATGTTTGGAACGGCCTTGCGCGAGGACTGCTCCGTGCCGTTTGCTGGCTCGGCGCAACTCACGACGGCTGTGCGGTTCATTCGTGCCGTGAACGAGGACTGTGACGGTACATGCGACAGGCACTCTCCACCTCCTCAAGATCAAATACTAAAAAGATTGAACTCACCGCAGCAGTATGCCGCTTGCCCCTGCCGGGGCCAGTCCTCGTCTGGACGCCCTGTCCGCCGCAACGGAGCAGTCCTCGCAATAAGCAGTTCAAAACAAGCCAGCCCCAACATCAATACTGGCCGTAAGCTCACCACAATCTTCGCCGCACTGGCGCTGAGCGCCTGCCACGCGCAAAGCGGCCGCGCGCCCATCATTACCAGCGTCACGCCGGCCACGGCCAACATCACCAACGGCATACCGGTGGAAATCACCGTACACGGTGCCGGTTTTGATTCGCTCAACACGGTACACTTTGGCCGTCTCGTTATTCCGTCGGTGCCGCGGCTGAATGACAGCACGATGCGCTTTGGGGTGCCCGTTGATGACACCTTTCTCACCGATCGTGGGCCGGCGCCGGTGCAGCCGCTTGCCAGTGGCGCCTACGACATCCGCGTTGAAAGTCGACGCGGGCGCTCCAATGCCCTGCGCATTATGCTCGTGAACGACAAGGGGGCGCGATGAACACAGGGATCATGTCGCGCGTCGTGCGGCTCACCGCCGCAACGCTGTGCGTGGTGGCGGCCAGTGTCGGTGCGCAGCAGCGCGAAGGCGATTCAGAAGTGCGTCGCCGTGCGCTCATTGAGCAGTGGGACGGTGTGGCCGGAGCCACCGAGGCCAGCACCGGGGTGTCATTCACCAGTTGGCTGGCCGCGGTGGGGAGCGCCCGTGGGTCGCTGCGCGCGGCCGTAACGGTGCCGCAAGCACAACGGTGGACAAGCATTGGACCACGCGGGCTGTACATGGACAACGGTTTCTTTGGCTCGTTGCCGCAGCTCGACGCCGGTCGCGTACCGGCATTGGCGTTTCATCCTACCGATCGCAACATCATCTACGCCGGTACGTCGGCGGGTGGCGTGTGGAAGAGCACCAACGAAGGCGCCAGCTGGGTGCCGCTCACCGACACCGAGTGCTCACTGGCCACGGGCTCCATCGCTATTGATCCGGTGAACCCCGACATCGTGTACGTGGGTACGGGCGAAGTGTACGAAGCCACCGCCGGCTGCGGCGTGCTGCGCAGCACCGACGGTGGCGCCACGTGGAGCAGCTTTGGTGCGAACGTGTTTACGCAAAATGCTGCCACCTCGTGGGCCATTTACAGCCTGGTGGTAGACCGGGCCAGTGCCGGTACCACCAACGCCACCACGCTGCTGGCGGCCACGCTGCGTGGCATCATGCGCTCCACCAACAGTGGGCAAACGTGGACGGTGGTGACCCCTGCGCTCACGTTCAGCGACCTCAAGCAGCACCCCACCGACCCCAACGTACTGTACGCGGCACGCGTGGGCGTGGCGAGCAGCGCCTTTCCGCCGGGGCTGTGGCGCTCCAACGATCGCGGCGCCAACTGGGCACAGGTGGCCACCTTTGGCACCGACTCCGTACAGCGTATGGAGATTGCCGTCTCCCCCGCACGGCCGGGCAGTGTGTGGATGCTGGCCGGTCGCCCCGATCGACAGCTGGGCGGGCTCTGGCGCTGGGATGATGCCACCAACTCGCGCACCACGCTCGACGCCATCGGGCCACGGCAACCCGAACCTTCAGGGCGCATCAACTTTGGCGGGCAGAGCGACTACAACCTCATGATTGCCGTAGACCCCGTTGATGACAACGTCATCTACATTGGGGGCGTGCGCGCCTACAAGAGCGTGGACGGCGGCACGAGCTTCCGCGAAATGGCGGAGCGCATTCATGTGGACTGGCACGCCGTGGCCGTGGACCCCAACGACGCCCGCCGCGTCCTGGCCGGCAACGATGGCGGTCTGTTCCTGTCGCGCGACAAGGGATCCACGTGGCAGTCGCTCAACGCC contains the following coding sequences:
- a CDS encoding IPT/TIG domain-containing protein, producing the protein MNSPQQYAACPCRGQSSSGRPVRRNGAVLAISSSKQASPNINTGRKLTTIFAALALSACHAQSGRAPIITSVTPATANITNGIPVEITVHGAGFDSLNTVHFGRLVIPSVPRLNDSTMRFGVPVDDTFLTDRGPAPVQPLASGAYDIRVESRRGRSNALRIMLVNDKGAR
- a CDS encoding dockerin type I domain-containing protein, yielding MSRVVRLTAATLCVVAASVGAQQREGDSEVRRRALIEQWDGVAGATEASTGVSFTSWLAAVGSARGSLRAAVTVPQAQRWTSIGPRGLYMDNGFFGSLPQLDAGRVPALAFHPTDRNIIYAGTSAGGVWKSTNEGASWVPLTDTECSLATGSIAIDPVNPDIVYVGTGEVYEATAGCGVLRSTDGGATWSSFGANVFTQNAATSWAIYSLVVDRASAGTTNATTLLAATLRGIMRSTNSGQTWTVVTPALTFSDLKQHPTDPNVLYAARVGVASSAFPPGLWRSNDRGANWAQVATFGTDSVQRMEIAVSPARPGSVWMLAGRPDRQLGGLWRWDDATNSRTTLDAIGPRQPEPSGRINFGGQSDYNLMIAVDPVDDNVIYIGGVRAYKSVDGGTSFREMAERIHVDWHAVAVDPNDARRVLAGNDGGLFLSRDKGSTWQSLNAGLTTSLHYPGLSLHPTDPTGVLTGLQDNGTIITRNGIAQWNGVFGGDGAFTAINPDAPTTYYVSSQNGNLFRMNGTTGAATRIWVDTTTERRRAFIAPFVLDASRPSRLYFGGARLFRTENQGAAWTPISPDLTRGTGVINAIALAPSDSNVIFVGTNDGNVRYSRDFGATWLAPQTTLPTRTITDFAVNPTNANTAVVTIGGSGGPHVYITRDGGATWSNITGTLPDVTTQAVVWGPGGRLYVGNMYGVYESTNEGQSWTRQSGMPTIRITDLVYNARTNRLVAATYGRGIWAYDFAAATEVLRGDVNNDGQVNAADALLIQQALIGVQIPSTVSLFPAADANCDGKMEILDALVVLKFAVGETVAGACAGTRR